In Microbacterium sp. No. 7, the genomic window ACCGCGAGGCCGACGGCCGCCAGCGCGTACGCGATCGTGACGGGGCTGAAGAGATAGCCCAGGCTGAGGTTGATGATCTGCCCGAAGTCCATGGCTATCCGAGCCTTTCCTTGCGCCCCAGGATGCCCTGTGGCCTCACCAGCAGAATGACGATCAGGATGCCCAGCGCGCCGACGTACTTGAGGTCGGGCGGCAGCCACAGCGTCGAGACCTCGACCATGATGCCGACGATGATCGCGCCGATGAGGGCGCCGAACGCCGTGCCGAGGCCGCCGAGGGTGACGGCGGCGAAGATGAGCAGCAGCACGTGCATGCCCATGTCCCACTTCACGCCGGGGCGGAAGTAGGCCCACAGCACGCCGGCGATGCCCGCGAGCGAGGCCGACAGCATCCAGACGATACGGATGACGCGGTCGACGTTGATGCCCGACGCCGCGGCGAGGCCGGGATTGTCGGAGATCGCCCGCGTCGCCTTGCCGATGCGGGTGCGGAGCAGCCAGAACGCGACCGCGACGAGCAGCACGACGCTCACGCCCATCGAGGCCATGTCGATCACCGACAGCCGGATGGGGCCGAGGATCGGCAGCTTCGGCGAGCCCGCGCCGGGCAGCTGATACGTGCCGCCGCCGATGATCATGTTGAACAGATAGCGCACCGCGAGCGAGAGGCCGATGCTCACGATCATGAGCTGCACGAGGCCGAGGCCCTTGCGCCGCAGCGGCTGCCACAGTCCCGCGTCGAGGCCCCAGCCGAGCGCCGCTCCGGCGACCGCGACGAGCGGCAGCACGAGCCACATCGGCAGCGAGAGGGCTCCCGTGCCGAGCGCGAGCGCGATGACCGCGCCGAAGGTGAGCATCTCGGCGTGCGCGAAGTTGGTGAGGCCCGTGGTGCCGAAGATGAGCGAGACGCCGACCGCGGCGAGCGCGAGCAGCAGACCGAAGTTGAGGCCGTTGACGATGCGCTCCGTGAACTGGTCGACGAACGAGGTCGTGATCCGTTCGCCCTCGCCGAGGAACAGGTTCATCACCTTCGAGCCCGTGAGGCCGAACGAGACCTCGAACGACGCCGTCGTGCCGTCGATCGGCTGCGTGCCCTCGGGCAGCTGCGCGGCATCCACGATCACGCCCTCGGGCAGCGTCTCCTCGTCGACGGTGAGCGTGTACGTCTCCTTCTCCGGAACGTACAGCCGCCAGCGGCCCTCGGCATCCGTCACGGTCGTCGCGTCGAACCCGTTGCCCTCGATCGACATGTTCACGCCGGGGACGGGCTCGTTGCCGAACTTGATGACGCCGGCGAAGTAGAAGCTCGTCTTCTCCTGGTCGCCGCCCGGGGTGTCGGGGGCCTCGGCGGCGTGCGCCGTCAGCGGGCTGCCGGCCAGCAGGATCGCGGCCGCGAGGATCGTGCCCAGTATGAGCAGAACCCATCTCAACGGGCGTCTCGCTATCACGGTCGTGGGTTTCACGGGCCCTCCAGTCCGGTGCACCTGCGATGTCGAAGCGGTCACGTCGTGAGCGACCTCGGGTTCGGCAGCGATCGCTTCCACGGTGAAGACGACGGTACGAGCGTAATGTGTCCGCAGTATTTCGCCTATGGTCGTTGTATCTCACATACATAACGCTGTAGGGCATGACAGTCTCGGCGTCCGTGCCGTCGAGTGCTGCCGTCCCCTCACCCCGGGGTGCCCGCGGGGAACGTAGAATCGAGGGGAGTGCGGCACGGTTCGAGGCGAGGAGCAGCATGGAGTACAACGACCCGTTCGGATTCACCGGGCTCACCTATGACGACGTTCTGCTCCTTCCGGGGCACACCGACGTCATCCCGTCGGAAGTCGACACGTCGTCACGTCTCACCCGCCGCATCAGCGTTGCGACCCCCCTCGTCTCCTCGGCGATGGACACCGTCACCGAGGGTCGCATGGCGATCGCGATCGCGCGCGAGGGCGGGCTCGGCGTCATCCACCGCAACCTCGCGATCGCCGAGCAGGCCGCGATGGTCGACCAGGTCAAGCGCAGCGAGTCGGGCATGATCACCGACCCGATCACGACGACGCCCGACGCGACGATCGAGGAGGTCGACGCGCTCTGCGGCCAGTACCGCATCTCGGGCCTGCCCGTCGTCGACGACGATGGCCGGCTCGTCGGCATCATCACCAACCGCGACATGCGGTTCGTGACGGGCATGGAGCGCCACACGACGAAGGTGCGCGACGCGATGACGTCGGAGGGGCTCGTCACGGGTCACGTGGGCATCGGCGCCGCCGACGTGCTCGCGCTGTTCGCGAAGCACCGCGTCGAGAAGCTGCCGCTCATCGACGACGAGGGGCGTCTCGCCGGTCTCATCACCATCAAGGACTTCGACAAGAGCGAGAAGTACCCGCTCGCGACCAAGGACGAGCAGGGGCGCCTGCGCGTGGGCGCGGCGATCGGCTTCTTCGGCGACGCGTGGGAGCGCGCCGAGGCGCTCCGCGACGCGGGCGTCGACGTGCTCGTCGTCGACACCGCCAACGGCCAGTCGGCCGGCGTCATCGACATCGTGCGCCGGCTGAAGGCCGACCCGTCGTTCGCGCACATCGACGTCGTCGGCGGCAACATCGCCACGCGCGCGGGCGCGCAGGCGCTCATCGACGCGGGCGTGGACGCCGTCAAGGTCGGCGTCGGGCCGGGCTCGATCTGCACGACGCGCGTCGTCGCGGGCGTGGGCGTGCCGCAGGTCACGGCGATCTACGAGGCGTCGCTCGCCGCGCGCGAGGCGGGCGTGCCGGTCATCGCCGACGGCGGTCTGCAGTACTCGGGCGACATCGCCAAGGCGCTCGTCGCGGGCGCCGACACGGTCATGCTGGGCTCGCTGCTCGCGGGCACCGACGAGTCGCCCGGCGAGGTCGTGTTCCAGGGCGGCAAGCAGTTCAAGCTCTACCGCGGCATGGGCTCGCTCGGCGCGCTGCAGACGCGTGGCAAGAAGACCTCGTACTCGAAGGACCGCTACTTCCAGGCCGACGTCCCCAGCGACGACAAGCTCATCGCCGAGGGCATCGAGGGCCAGGTCGCCTACCGCGGCCCCGTCTCGGCCGTCGCCTACCAGCTCGTCGGCGGCCTGCGCCAGTCGATGTTCTACGTCGGCGCCCGCACGGTCGAGGAGCTCAAGGCCAACGGCAAGTTCGTGCGCATCACCCCCGCCGGCCTCAAGGAGTCGCACCCCCACGACGTGCAGATCATCGTCGAGGCCCCCAACTACAAGAAGTAGGGGCGGCGAACCCCTCGCGAGGGTGCCAGTTGTTCTCGCGAGGGTGCTGGTTGTTCTCGCGAGGGTGCTGGTTGTTCTCGCGAGGGTGCTGGTTGTTCTCGCGAGGGTGCTTTTGAGAGCACCCTCGGTGGGATAATTGGCACCCTCGCGGAGACAACCGGCACCCTCGGCGGCCGATGCGGAGCGGGTCAGGCGCGGACGACGCGGGCGTGAGCGGGCCAGCCTTGCGAGGTGAGGGATGCCAGGAACGTCGCGGCGTTCTTCGACTCGGCGGCTCCCCAGTGCAGGCCACGCCACCCGGTGGCGCGCTCGATGGCGGCGCGGCGCTCGGCCTGATCGGCGAGCACCTCAGGTGCCGTGCGTCCGTTCATCATGGCCGGATCGGTGCGCTTGACGACGCCGTCGAACTCGCCGAACATCCTCAGTGCAGGCCACGCGAAGTCGAGTCGCTTCTCGCCGCGGTCGGTCATCACGACGACCTGCAGCTCGGGCGCGGGCAGATGGAGCTCCCACATCCGCAGGCGACTCTGGCTTTCGCGCGGCGACTCCGCGCGCCCGTCGCCGAACTCGACGGCGAATCGCAGCTTCTTTATGCCCCGGGCGCCTGTTCCCGCGCGGATGCGCCGTTGCAGCGCCGCCCGGATCTCTTCGGCGTGCGCAGACGAGTAAGCGTGCTCGTCGTCATCCCACGCCACGGCGCGCAGAGCGGCGTCGACGAGTGCGACCGCGCCGTCCAGCGGAAGCATGCGTGCCGCGTCATAGGCTGTACGGTCGAGGCTCGTCGCGAGGTGCGGCCCGACGCGCACGACGTCGGCATCGGGTAGGGGCACCTTGTGCCGTACGACATCGGTGCGCGTCTTCTGCGGGTTCTTCGCCCGTTCGATCGTGTGCACGCGATCGTCGACCAGCCCCAGGAGCGGGAGACCGTGCAGCGCGGCAGCCGCTGCGTGCGAGAACACAGGCGGAATGCGAGCGGCGAGGGAGATGGCATCCGCCCGCATCAGGAGACGCTTCTCGACATGACCGGCGACCCACTCCGCCGTATCGACGCACGCTCCGCGACGAACCGGTGCGTAGCCGGCAGGAACGCCGTTCCGCGAAGGCAGGATGAGAGGTCGTTCGTCCATGCTCCGAGTGTGTCGCGTGAAGGGATGCCGCGGACGTGGCGTTGCCGCATCCGTGGAGAGATCGCGGAATGTGCGCACTGTGGACGAGGCGATGGAGGAACCGTTGGCACCCTCGGCGAGACAAGTGGCACCCTCGCGAAGACAAGTGGCACCCTCGCGGGGAGAAGTGGCACCCTCGCGGGGGCGGGGAACGCCAGGCGGGCGTGGGGGAGGGGGCGGGTAGGCTGAGGGGGTGAGCATGGAGATCGAGCTCGGCCGCGCGAAGCGCGCCCGCCGGGCGTACGCGTTCGACGACATCGCTGTCGTGCCCTCGCGCCGCACGCGCAACCCCGAAGACGTCTCCACCGCGTGGTCGATCGACGCCTACGGGTTCGACATCCCCGTGCTCGGCGCCCCCATGGACTCGGTCATGAGCCCCGCGACCGCGATCCGGCTCGGGCAGCTCGGCGGCCTCGGCGTGCTCGACCTCGAGGGGCTGTGGACCCGCTACGACGACCCCGAGCCGCTGCTCGCCGAGATCGCGGCACTGCCGCACGACGGCGCGACGCGGCGGATGCAGGAGCTCTACGCCGAGCCCATCAAGCCCGAGCTCATCGGCGCGCGCCTCGCCGAGATCCGCGCCGCGGGCGTGACCGTCGCGGGCGCGCTCACGCCGCAGCGCACGCAGCAGCTCTACGAGACCGTCGTCGCGGCGGGCGTCGACCTGTTCGTCATCCGCGGCACGACCGTGTCGGCCGAGCACGTCTCCAGCGTCGAGGCGCCGCTCAACCTCAAGAAGTTCATCTACGACCTCGACGTGCCCGTCATCGTCGGCGGCGCGTCGACCTACACCGCGGCCCTGCACCTCATGCGCACCGGCGCGGCGGGCGTGCTCGTCGGCTTCGGCGGCGGCGCGGCGTCGACGACGCGCGTGACCCTCGGCATCCACGCCCCGATGGCGACGGCGCTCGCCGACGTCGCCGGCGCGCGCCGCGACTACCTCGACGAGTCGGGCGGCCGCTACGTGCACGTCATCGCCGACGGCGGCGTGGGCGCCTCGGGCGACATCGTCAAGGCGCTCGCGATGGGAGCGGACGCCGTCATGCTCGGCGTCGCGCTCGCCCGCGCGACCGAGGCCCCGGGCCAGGGATTCCACTGGGGTCCTGAGGCGCACCACGCCAAGCTCCCGCGCGGCACCCGCGTGCAGGTCTCGCAGATCGCCCCGCTCGAGGAGATCCTGTACGGGCCGGCGCCGGTCGCCGACGGCACCGCCAACCTCATCGGCGCCCTGCGCAAGTCGATGGCGATCACGGGCTACTCCGACCTCAAGGAGTTCCAGCGCGTCGAGGTCGTCGTCGCCCCCTACGACAAGCGCTGATGTCCGCCCCGAGCCCCGTGTCCGAAGCGCCGGCGCCGCCGGTGTTCCCCCCGACGCTGCGCGAGGTCATGCTGCGTCCCTGGTGGATCGGCATGCTCGGGCTCGCGCTCGTCGTCGCGGGCGTGTTCGCCTGGCTCGGCCAGTGGCAGCTGTCGCGCTCGATCGACTTCAACCCGCCGCCCGTCGGCGCGACCGAGCAGGTGCGGCCGATCGCCGACGTCGTCGAGCCGGGCGCGTACCTGCCCGAGCCGCTGGTCGGGCAGCGCGTCGACGTGAGCGGCCGGTGGGTCGCCGGCGACTTCCTCCTCGTCTCGTCGCGGTTCAACGAGGGCGTCGAGGGCTACTGGATCACGGGGCAGCTGCGCGTGCAGCCCGACGTGGCGACGCTCGTCGCCGAGCCCACCTCGCTCGCCGTCGCGATCGCGTGGACGCCGACGCTCGAGCAGGCGCTCGCCGCCGCCGCGCGGTTCGAGGATGCCGTCGCCGCCGACCCCGAGGCCCTCGCCACCCTCACGGGACGCCTGGTCTCGGACGAGGGCCCCGCGCATCCGCCCGCCGCCGATCCGTGGGCGATGAGCCGCATGTCGCCGGCCGCGCTGCTCAGCCGGTGGCACGACATCGAGGGGCTCTCGGTGTACCGGCCGTTCCTCGTCGCCGACGCCGACACGACCGGGCTCGACCTGCCCGCCGGCGTCGTCGGCATCCACTCGCCCGCCCCCACGGAGCAGTCGCCGGTCAACGTGCTCAACCTCTTCTACGCGATCGAGTGGGCCGTGTTCGCCGGCTTCGCGTTCTACATGTGGTACCGGCTCGCGAAGGACGCCTGGCAGAAAGAGGTCGAGGAGCTCGAAGAGGCCGAGGAGGGCTGATCGGCGGGATCTGCGCGTAGGCGAAGATCGTGTGAGGCGTCGCGGCTGAGGTCGGGAGCGGGTCGTTGCGGGGGTCTCGATACACTCGCGGCTGCGCCGCGAGCACTCGACCAGCGGGGTGGGTGGAGGATCTCCGCCGGTGGAGCGGGCAACCCCGGCTGGGTGGGCGGGGAACCCTGCTGGTTGAGTGGGGACCCCTGCTGGGTGGGCGGGAACCCCCGCTGGGTGGGTGGGGACCCCCGCTGGTTGAGTAGCGCGCGCAGCGCGCGTATCGAAACCCTTCCCGCGGTCCGTTACATGGGTCTCGATACACTCGCGGCTTCGCCGCGAGCACTCGACCAGCGGGGGTGGGGGCATTCGGCCAGCGGGGTGGCGGGCGCTCGGCCGGCCGGGGGTGGTGGGTACTCGGCCGGTGGGGTGGGGGGTCACCACTGCGTGGTCAGGCCGGAGGCGGTGTCGAGCTCGTTCTCGGCGAGCGCGAGAACGCTCCAGCGCTTGCCGGTGGTGTCGGTGAACTCGTAGGCCGGAACGATGTAGATCAGGCTCTCCGAGGCGTAGACGGCCGTCAGGCCGCGCCGCGCCGACACGATCTCGTGCTCCGCGACGGGCCACGGCACGGCGGAACCGGGAGAGGGCACCGGATCGGGCTCGGTCGCCGGCTCGCCGTTCCAGGACTCGGGCCCCGTCGGCGGGGCGTAGGTGAGATCGGGGGAGAACGCCGACGTGTTGAGCCGCGCGGCGGCCTCAGCGGGGCTCACGATGTCGTACTCGCCGAGGGACACGAGAGGACCGATGGAGCCGTTCGCCCAGAGGATGCCCTCGTGCGACACCGTGACGTCGATCGACACCGGGGCCGCCATACCGTCCGCGACCCGGTAGGCGCGCACCGTCAGGAGGTTCTCGTAGTCGAGCCACTGGTCGCCGTCCACCTCGATCAGCAGATCGTCCTCGTCGACGCCGTACGCGCGGAGGATCGTGCTCATCGCCTCGCGCGCCTGCGCCTCGGTCGGCGACGGGGTCGAGAGCCGGCACTCCTCCTGCACGGCGGCCCAGTCGGCGTCGTCCTTGCCCGTCGTCGCCTGCTCGACGCAGCGCCACACCGGACTCGTGCCGCCCGAGCTGTACCAGACCTGCCCGCCGCTCCACAGCGAGAGGGACACGCGGGGACCGCTGCCGTCGCTCGCGCCGACCGACCAGCCGCCGCCGTGTTGATCCGCGACGGGCTCTCCCGCGACACCGAGCGCCGCGGCGATGCCGGCGAGGGTCTCGGGCGTGAAGCGGCTCGCCGCGTCGAGCGCGTAGACGGTCGCACCGCTGCGACTGTCGTCGAACGGGGGGACGGTGAAGCGCTGGCGCCCCCACCAGCCTCCCCAGCCTCCGCCGAAGGCGCTGTCCATGCGGTAGCCGCTCTGGAACGCCAGGTCGCCCCCGGCGGCCGGCATGAGCGCCAGGCCGGCTCCCGTCTCCTCGGCGGTCGCCCCCGTGCCCCCGCTCGCCTCGATCGGCGGGGCGATCTCGCCCGGTGCCGGCGTCTCGAGCGCGACGGTCTCCACACCGCGCTCCGCGCCCCGGGGTGCGAAGGCGAAACCCGCGCCGGCCACGGCGATCGCGGCGGCCGCCGCCGCGGTCACCAGCCAGCCCCGGCGGCGGGCGCGGGGGAGCGCGGCGACACGGCCGCGCAGCGCCTCGGGGGCGTGCGCATCCGCGGCGGGGTCGATCCCGCGCAGGGCGTTCGTGAGGTCGTCGTCGGTGTCCATGGCATCCTCCTCGGTCGAGGTCTCCCGCGTCGCGGCTCTCCGTCGCGGCTCGCCGCCGGAGACACCGCGAGGCCTCAGTGCCGGCTGTCGTGGCGAGGCCTCACCGAGTATGTGTCGCGATCAGCCGATGTCTTGCAGCCGCCAGATCTCGCGCAGCCGCGCCCGGGCGCGCGACAGCGCGGCCTGGGCGCCCGAGCGCGAGACGCCGAGCGCCTCGCCCAGCTCGGTGCCGTCGAGACCGTCCCACGCGTGCAGCAGCAGGATCTCGCGGTCGCGCTCGCCGAGCGCCGCCAGCGCCCGCGCGAGACGGTCGCGGTCGGCCACCCGGTCGGCGTGGTCGGAGCCCGAGGCGTCCGGCTCGTCGACCGCCCGCAGCGGCATCCCGTGCGCCCGGCGCCGGTGGTTCGCGAGCACGAACCCCGCCGTGCGGTACAGCCAGGGCAGCTCGCCGCCGCGCGGCACGTCGGCGCGCCGCCGCCATGCGGTCGCGAACACCTCGGCGCACAGGTCGTCGGCATCCGTCCGCGGCGCGCGGCGCACGAAGTAGCGGTACACGGCATCCAGATGCACGGCGACGTCGTCGGTGAACCACGCATGGTCGTCTCGGTGTGGCATCCGGTCCTCTCGCCCGCCCTCACCACGTGTATGTCGCGTGCGAGCCGGATCTTGCACGGCACGAGCCGAATCTCGCGGGCCCGGCCCGCAACTAGACTGGATGCCATGCCGCAACCCAAGCTCGCCAGCTTTCCGGCGATTCGCGGGGCACTGAAGTTCTACCAGATCGCCTCGGTCATCACAGGCGTCGGCCTGCTCCTGCTGGTCGCCGAGATGGTCCTGAAGTACTCGCCGCTGCACGTCGAGCTCTTCGCGGGCGGCACCGGCGGCCCCCTCTGGTTCGCGCCCGTCATCGTCAGCGACGGATGCCAGGCGTGGTCGATGATCCCGTTCGCGCCCGGCTTCTGCGAGATGACCTCGACCGGCGACGGCGTCAACGTGTCGCTCGCGATCCTCGTCATCCACGGCTGGTTCTACGTCGTGTACCTGTTCGCCGTCTTCCGCGTGTGGAGCCTCATGCGCTGGGGCTTCGGGCGCTTCATCACGCTCGCCCTCGGCGGTGTGGTGCCGTTCCTGTCGTTCTTCATGGAGGTGCGCGTCGCCCGCGAGGTGAAGGCGTACCTCGCCCAGCGCGAGGCCGACGAGGCCGCCAAGACACAGTCCACCCCGATCGAGGCGGAGCAGACCCGGTGACCCACCAGACCGATACGGCGCAGCGTCCCGTGCTCGTCGTCGACTTCGGCGCCCAGTACGCGCAGCTCATCGCCCGTCGCGTGCGCGAGGCCGGCGTCTACAGCGAGCTCGTCCCGCACACCATCACGGCCGCCGAGGTGGCCGAGCGCAGCCCCGTCGCGCTCGTGCTCTCGGGCGGGCCGTCGTCGGTCTACGAGCCCGGCGCGCC contains:
- a CDS encoding branched-chain amino acid ABC transporter permease; the encoded protein is MRWVLLILGTILAAAILLAGSPLTAHAAEAPDTPGGDQEKTSFYFAGVIKFGNEPVPGVNMSIEGNGFDATTVTDAEGRWRLYVPEKETYTLTVDEETLPEGVIVDAAQLPEGTQPIDGTTASFEVSFGLTGSKVMNLFLGEGERITTSFVDQFTERIVNGLNFGLLLALAAVGVSLIFGTTGLTNFAHAEMLTFGAVIALALGTGALSLPMWLVLPLVAVAGAALGWGLDAGLWQPLRRKGLGLVQLMIVSIGLSLAVRYLFNMIIGGGTYQLPGAGSPKLPILGPIRLSVIDMASMGVSVVLLVAVAFWLLRTRIGKATRAISDNPGLAAASGINVDRVIRIVWMLSASLAGIAGVLWAYFRPGVKWDMGMHVLLLIFAAVTLGGLGTAFGALIGAIIVGIMVEVSTLWLPPDLKYVGALGILIVILLVRPQGILGRKERLG
- the guaB gene encoding IMP dehydrogenase, producing the protein MEYNDPFGFTGLTYDDVLLLPGHTDVIPSEVDTSSRLTRRISVATPLVSSAMDTVTEGRMAIAIAREGGLGVIHRNLAIAEQAAMVDQVKRSESGMITDPITTTPDATIEEVDALCGQYRISGLPVVDDDGRLVGIITNRDMRFVTGMERHTTKVRDAMTSEGLVTGHVGIGAADVLALFAKHRVEKLPLIDDEGRLAGLITIKDFDKSEKYPLATKDEQGRLRVGAAIGFFGDAWERAEALRDAGVDVLVVDTANGQSAGVIDIVRRLKADPSFAHIDVVGGNIATRAGAQALIDAGVDAVKVGVGPGSICTTRVVAGVGVPQVTAIYEASLAAREAGVPVIADGGLQYSGDIAKALVAGADTVMLGSLLAGTDESPGEVVFQGGKQFKLYRGMGSLGALQTRGKKTSYSKDRYFQADVPSDDKLIAEGIEGQVAYRGPVSAVAYQLVGGLRQSMFYVGARTVEELKANGKFVRITPAGLKESHPHDVQIIVEAPNYKK
- a CDS encoding GuaB3 family IMP dehydrogenase-related protein, with amino-acid sequence MEIELGRAKRARRAYAFDDIAVVPSRRTRNPEDVSTAWSIDAYGFDIPVLGAPMDSVMSPATAIRLGQLGGLGVLDLEGLWTRYDDPEPLLAEIAALPHDGATRRMQELYAEPIKPELIGARLAEIRAAGVTVAGALTPQRTQQLYETVVAAGVDLFVIRGTTVSAEHVSSVEAPLNLKKFIYDLDVPVIVGGASTYTAALHLMRTGAAGVLVGFGGGAASTTRVTLGIHAPMATALADVAGARRDYLDESGGRYVHVIADGGVGASGDIVKALAMGADAVMLGVALARATEAPGQGFHWGPEAHHAKLPRGTRVQVSQIAPLEEILYGPAPVADGTANLIGALRKSMAITGYSDLKEFQRVEVVVAPYDKR
- a CDS encoding SURF1 family cytochrome oxidase biogenesis protein, with translation MSAPSPVSEAPAPPVFPPTLREVMLRPWWIGMLGLALVVAGVFAWLGQWQLSRSIDFNPPPVGATEQVRPIADVVEPGAYLPEPLVGQRVDVSGRWVAGDFLLVSSRFNEGVEGYWITGQLRVQPDVATLVAEPTSLAVAIAWTPTLEQALAAAARFEDAVAADPEALATLTGRLVSDEGPAHPPAADPWAMSRMSPAALLSRWHDIEGLSVYRPFLVADADTTGLDLPAGVVGIHSPAPTEQSPVNVLNLFYAIEWAVFAGFAFYMWYRLAKDAWQKEVEELEEAEEG
- a CDS encoding RNA polymerase sigma factor, translating into MPHRDDHAWFTDDVAVHLDAVYRYFVRRAPRTDADDLCAEVFATAWRRRADVPRGGELPWLYRTAGFVLANHRRRAHGMPLRAVDEPDASGSDHADRVADRDRLARALAALGERDREILLLHAWDGLDGTELGEALGVSRSGAQAALSRARARLREIWRLQDIG
- a CDS encoding DUF3817 domain-containing protein, with product MPQPKLASFPAIRGALKFYQIASVITGVGLLLLVAEMVLKYSPLHVELFAGGTGGPLWFAPVIVSDGCQAWSMIPFAPGFCEMTSTGDGVNVSLAILVIHGWFYVVYLFAVFRVWSLMRWGFGRFITLALGGVVPFLSFFMEVRVAREVKAYLAQREADEAAKTQSTPIEAEQTR